A single window of Streptomyces aquilus DNA harbors:
- a CDS encoding ComEC/Rec2 family competence protein has translation MSGLPGPPRPPRATAPPRPAVHATARARLGAADPRQEGPTDLRLVPPALAAWVTAASLLDAAQEWVTGVGVGCLAMGAVLLLWRGRVGRRVAIAAVLLCVAAAAASAGLHGADLRRGPVPGLVREYATVTAEVEVTSDPRLTRPRVKGDHMAPASVLIGAEVRRVEEADGTTVATRTPVLVMVDVGSGRGSDRDGRGVDGAGGRGDNGGGWVDEASGRKEWGDQSDRGGADADVGPGAAAWLRLLPSTRVRVSARLAPTMVEGDRVAGVARVSGRVGPEVVAEPSGVQRFAGRLRAGLRAATEPLPGDARALLPGLVVGDTSRITPGLDEAFKATDLTHTLAVSGSNLTIILALLIGPPGLAQRVERRGLAPRLGLPLRTTAVLGGVLTLAFVVVCRPDPSVLRAAACGAVVLLALATGRRRSLIPALATAVLLLVLYDPWLARSYGFLLSVLATGALLTIGPRWSAALQRRRVPPRLAEALAAAGAAQALCAPVVAVLSARVSLVAVPCNLLAEFAVAPATVLGFAALATAPVALPVAKVLAWCASWPAGWIADVARTGAALPGSGVDWPGSWGGAALLAVVTGAVVLAGRRLLRHPWWCGACGLLLVLVVVQPPPLTRVVTGWPPPGWRFAVCDVGQGDATVLAAGDGTGVVVDAGPDPALVDRCLRTLGITKVPLVVLTHFHADHVAGLPGVLRGRAVGAIETTGFEEPVDQVEFVRREAARRHIPVTRAVAGEERRTGALAWQVVWPPPGSPPGVAGAPATPEPEGPNDASVTLLVRSGGLRFLLLGDLEPPAQQALLRSPAGASLGGVDVLKVAHHGSAYQDPELIRRVAPRLALISCGRDNPYGHPAPGTVAALRAQGAVVLRTDEDGALAVAGTEEELRVVGG, from the coding sequence ATGAGCGGCCTCCCGGGGCCGCCGAGGCCTCCGCGCGCAACGGCCCCGCCGCGTCCTGCGGTGCACGCCACGGCCCGCGCCCGGCTGGGAGCGGCCGACCCGCGGCAGGAAGGGCCGACGGATCTACGACTCGTGCCGCCCGCGCTCGCCGCCTGGGTGACGGCGGCGTCGTTGCTGGACGCCGCACAGGAGTGGGTCACCGGTGTCGGCGTCGGGTGCCTGGCCATGGGGGCCGTGCTCCTGCTGTGGCGCGGACGTGTGGGGAGACGCGTGGCGATCGCCGCGGTGCTCCTGTGTGTCGCCGCGGCCGCCGCCTCCGCCGGGCTGCACGGCGCCGACCTGCGCCGGGGGCCGGTTCCCGGGCTGGTGCGGGAGTACGCCACCGTGACCGCCGAGGTCGAGGTCACCTCCGATCCCCGGCTCACCCGACCACGGGTCAAGGGGGATCACATGGCACCGGCCTCCGTGCTGATCGGCGCGGAGGTGCGGAGGGTCGAGGAGGCCGACGGGACGACGGTGGCGACGCGGACGCCGGTGCTGGTGATGGTGGACGTGGGATCGGGAAGGGGGAGCGACCGAGACGGAAGGGGGGTGGACGGGGCCGGCGGCCGCGGGGACAACGGTGGCGGTTGGGTGGATGAGGCCAGTGGTCGGAAGGAGTGGGGCGATCAGAGCGATCGGGGCGGCGCGGATGCGGATGTCGGGCCCGGAGCGGCGGCGTGGCTTCGGTTGTTGCCTTCCACTCGGGTGCGGGTGAGTGCGCGGCTGGCGCCGACGATGGTGGAGGGGGACCGGGTCGCCGGGGTGGCGCGGGTCTCGGGTCGGGTGGGGCCAGAGGTCGTGGCGGAGCCGTCGGGAGTGCAGCGGTTCGCCGGACGGCTGCGGGCGGGGCTGCGGGCGGCCACGGAGCCGTTGCCCGGTGACGCCCGGGCGCTGTTGCCGGGGCTGGTCGTCGGGGACACCTCGCGGATCACGCCCGGGCTGGACGAGGCGTTCAAGGCCACCGACCTCACCCACACGCTCGCCGTCTCCGGGAGCAACCTCACGATCATCCTCGCCCTGCTCATCGGACCGCCCGGGCTGGCCCAACGCGTCGAGCGCAGAGGCCTCGCGCCCCGGCTCGGCCTCCCGCTGCGTACGACGGCGGTGCTGGGCGGGGTACTGACGCTGGCCTTCGTCGTCGTGTGCCGGCCGGACCCGAGCGTGCTGCGGGCCGCGGCCTGCGGAGCGGTCGTGCTGCTGGCGCTGGCCACCGGACGCCGCAGATCGCTGATCCCGGCGCTGGCGACGGCCGTACTGCTGCTGGTGCTGTACGACCCCTGGCTGGCCCGCAGTTACGGGTTCCTGCTGTCCGTGCTGGCCACCGGGGCCCTGCTGACGATCGGGCCCCGCTGGAGCGCGGCCCTGCAACGGCGGCGGGTGCCACCGCGGCTGGCCGAGGCGCTGGCCGCCGCCGGTGCCGCGCAGGCTTTGTGCGCGCCGGTCGTGGCGGTGCTGTCGGCGCGGGTGAGTCTGGTGGCGGTGCCGTGCAATCTGCTCGCGGAGTTCGCCGTGGCCCCGGCCACGGTGCTGGGTTTCGCGGCGCTGGCGACGGCGCCCGTGGCGTTGCCGGTGGCCAAGGTGCTGGCGTGGTGCGCGAGTTGGCCCGCCGGATGGATCGCGGACGTCGCCCGCACCGGGGCCGCACTGCCCGGCTCGGGGGTGGACTGGCCGGGCAGCTGGGGCGGGGCGGCGCTGCTCGCCGTGGTCACGGGGGCGGTCGTCCTGGCCGGGCGGCGGTTATTGCGGCACCCGTGGTGGTGCGGGGCGTGCGGGCTGCTGCTAGTGCTGGTGGTGGTGCAGCCACCGCCGCTGACCCGGGTGGTCACGGGGTGGCCGCCGCCGGGTTGGCGGTTCGCGGTCTGCGACGTGGGGCAGGGGGACGCGACGGTGCTCGCGGCGGGTGACGGCACCGGTGTGGTGGTCGATGCCGGGCCCGACCCGGCGCTCGTCGACCGGTGCCTGCGCACACTCGGGATCACCAAGGTCCCCTTGGTCGTGCTGACCCACTTCCACGCCGACCATGTGGCGGGCCTGCCCGGGGTGCTGCGGGGACGGGCCGTGGGCGCGATCGAGACGACCGGGTTCGAAGAGCCCGTGGATCAGGTGGAGTTCGTGCGGCGAGAGGCGGCGCGGCGGCACATCCCGGTCACCCGCGCGGTCGCGGGGGAGGAGCGGCGGACCGGGGCGCTGGCCTGGCAGGTCGTGTGGCCGCCCCCGGGTTCGCCGCCGGGGGTCGCGGGAGCGCCTGCGACGCCGGAACCGGAAGGGCCGAACGACGCCAGCGTCACGTTGCTCGTGCGGTCGGGCGGGTTGCGGTTCCTGTTGCTCGGCGATCTCGAACCCCCGGCCCAGCAAGCGCTGTTGAGGTCACCGGCGGGCGCGTCGCTGGGCGGCGTGGACGTGCTGAAGGT
- a CDS encoding ComEA family DNA-binding protein — MALQSRSRTATPTSGAGRGPASDVRTRHRRSPATRGRARQRYASAEELRRRAEVIFAERAGVGRESGVEPGGGRDAGSGRDGPGGPGASQSWADRPSESQSWVDRPSESQSWVDPPSASASGSVSSGSGSGSGSGSGDGDWRGRVGLAVRERVPVWLQARCGLERRSVVALTVLLVVAAGFAVQHFWSGRTQSVAAPEVVRAAVPFQERHEEAGPGAASGAPSVAGTATAEIVVDVSGKVREPGIRRLPAGSRVADALRAAGGVRPGTDTTGLNRARFLVDGEQVVVGAPAGAAGAVGGSAGAAGGAAGSGGSAPGAGPAAPVSLNTATVDQLDTLPGVGPVLAQHIVDYRTQHGGFRSVDELREVNGIGERRFADLRNLVRP; from the coding sequence ATGGCACTTCAATCACGTTCACGCACAGCAACTCCCACCAGTGGGGCGGGCCGTGGCCCCGCCTCGGATGTCCGCACCCGCCATCGCCGCAGTCCTGCGACCAGGGGCCGGGCACGACAGCGGTATGCGTCGGCCGAGGAGCTTCGGCGGCGCGCGGAGGTCATCTTCGCCGAACGGGCGGGGGTGGGGCGCGAGTCGGGGGTGGAGCCGGGCGGTGGCCGGGATGCGGGGTCGGGCCGTGATGGGCCGGGCGGTCCGGGGGCGTCGCAGTCCTGGGCGGATCGTCCGTCGGAGTCGCAGTCCTGGGTGGATCGTCCGTCGGAGTCGCAGTCCTGGGTGGATCCTCCGTCGGCCTCGGCCTCGGGCTCGGTGTCGTCGGGCTCGGGTTCAGGTTCGGGTTCGGGTTCGGGGGACGGGGATTGGCGGGGGCGGGTCGGGCTTGCCGTGCGGGAGCGGGTGCCGGTGTGGCTTCAGGCCAGGTGTGGACTGGAGCGGCGGAGCGTCGTCGCGCTGACCGTGCTGCTCGTGGTCGCAGCCGGCTTCGCCGTACAGCACTTCTGGAGCGGCCGTACACAGTCGGTGGCGGCGCCGGAGGTCGTGCGGGCCGCGGTGCCTTTCCAGGAGCGGCACGAGGAGGCGGGGCCCGGCGCCGCGAGCGGTGCGCCGAGCGTGGCCGGTACGGCGACGGCCGAGATCGTGGTGGACGTCAGCGGCAAGGTCCGCGAACCCGGCATTCGCCGGCTCCCGGCGGGGTCGCGGGTCGCGGATGCCCTCCGCGCGGCCGGCGGGGTGCGGCCGGGCACGGACACCACCGGCCTCAACCGGGCCCGCTTCCTGGTGGACGGTGAGCAGGTCGTCGTGGGGGCCCCGGCGGGGGCGGCGGGAGCAGTGGGAGGGTCGGCCGGAGCGGCCGGAGGCGCGGCCGGTTCAGGTGGCTCGGCGCCGGGGGCCGGGCCCGCCGCGCCCGTCTCCCTCAACACGGCGACCGTGGACCAGCTCGACACTCTTCCCGGCGTCGGTCCGGTGCTGGCCCAGCACATCGTCGACTACCGCACCCAGCACGGCGGTTTCCGCTCGGTGGACGAACTGCGCGAGGTCAACGGCATCGGGGAACGCCGCTTCGCCGACCTGCGGAATCTCGTACGGCCATGA
- a CDS encoding DegV family protein produces MSRHVAIVTDSTAYLPPRTMERHGITAVPLTVVLGDQAFEEGTEISTRSLAQALQKRRPVTTSRPSPQLFAETYRRVAEAGATGIVSLHLSAELSGTYDAAVLAAREAPVPVRVVDTGMIAMALGFCALAAAEAAESGGTIDEAVTAAEKRAAGTSAYFYVDTLDYLRRGGRIGAAQALFGSALAVKPLLQLQGGRIEPLEKVRTASKAIARLEEIVADRAGSAQVDIAVHHLAAPDRASALADRLRARVPGLADLHVSEVGAVIGAHTGPGLLGAVVSPR; encoded by the coding sequence ATGTCCCGCCATGTCGCGATCGTCACCGATTCAACGGCCTACCTGCCGCCGCGGACGATGGAGCGTCACGGCATCACGGCGGTGCCGCTGACCGTGGTCCTCGGCGACCAGGCATTCGAAGAGGGCACCGAGATCTCGACCCGGTCCCTGGCCCAGGCTCTCCAGAAGCGACGTCCGGTCACCACCTCCCGCCCGAGCCCGCAGCTCTTCGCGGAGACCTATCGCAGGGTGGCCGAGGCCGGTGCCACCGGAATAGTCTCCCTCCACCTCTCCGCCGAACTCTCCGGCACCTACGACGCGGCCGTCCTCGCGGCCCGCGAGGCGCCGGTGCCGGTGCGGGTCGTGGACACCGGGATGATCGCCATGGCACTCGGCTTCTGCGCGCTCGCGGCGGCCGAGGCCGCGGAGAGCGGCGGCACCATCGACGAGGCCGTGACGGCCGCGGAGAAGAGGGCCGCCGGCACCTCCGCCTACTTCTACGTCGACACCCTCGACTATCTGCGCCGCGGTGGCCGGATCGGGGCGGCGCAGGCCCTCTTCGGCTCCGCGCTCGCGGTCAAGCCCCTGCTTCAGTTGCAGGGGGGCCGCATCGAACCGCTGGAGAAGGTGCGTACGGCGTCGAAGGCGATCGCCCGCCTGGAGGAGATCGTGGCCGACCGGGCGGGAAGCGCCCAGGTCGACATCGCAGTGCACCATCTCGCCGCCCCCGACCGGGCGTCGGCCCTGGCGGACCGGCTGCGGGCGCGGGTGCCCGGGCTGGCGGACCTGCATGTGAGCGAGGTCGGGGCGGTGATCGGGGCGCACACGGGGCCCGGGTTGCTGGGGGCTGTGGTCTCGCCTCGGTGA
- the leuS gene encoding leucine--tRNA ligase, producing the protein MSETNPAAAAEVAAPHRYTAAVAAEIEARWQDFWDAEGTYAAPNPKGDLAGDPELAAKPKKFIMDMFPYPSGAGLHVGHPLGYIATDVFARFQRMTGHNVLHTLGFDAFGLPAEQYAVQTGTHPRVSTEANIENMKTQLRRLGLGHDKRRSFATIDPEYYKWTQWIFLQIFNSWYDDEARKARPIAELVAQFESGERAVPGHTRAWNELTAAERADVLGEFRLAYASDAPVNWCPGLGTVLANEEVTADGRSERGNFPVFKAKLRQWNMRITAYADRLLDDLDALDWPEAIKLQQRNWIGRSEGARVDFPIDGEKITVFTTRPDTLFGATYMVLAPEHPLVEKFTPAAWPEGTRDVWTGGHATPAEAVAAYRAQAASKSDVERQAEAKDKTGVFTGSYAKNPVNGEQIPVFIADYVLMGYGTGAIMAVPAGDQRDFEFARAFELPITCIVEPTDGRGTDTSTWEDAFASYDAKIINSSGAGVSLDGLPVAEAKARITEWLERSGIGEGTVNFRLRDWLFSRQRYWGEPFPIVYDEDGIAHSLPESMLPLELPEVEDYSPRTFDPDDADTSPETPLSRNEDWVNVTLDLGDGRGPRKYRRETNTMPNWAGSCWYELRYLDPHNDRQLVDPEIERYWMGPREGQPHGGVDLYVGGAEHAVLHLLYARFWSKVLFDLGHVSSAEPFHKLFNQGMIQAFVYRDSRGFPVPAEEVEERDGAFYYQGEKVTKLLGKMGKSLKNAVTPESICEEYGADTLRLYEMAMGPLDVSRPWDTRAVVGQFRLLQRLWRNVVDEATGEVTVVDTEADEDTLRALHKAIDGVRQDLEGMRFNTAIAKVTELNNHLTKAGGAVPRSVAESLVLLVAPLAPHIAEELWRKLGHTDSVVHQDFPVADPAYVVDETVTCVVQIKGKVKARLEVSPAISDEELEKVALADDKVVAALDGAGIRKVIVRAPKLVNIVPA; encoded by the coding sequence ATGAGCGAGACGAACCCCGCCGCTGCCGCCGAGGTGGCCGCGCCGCACCGCTACACGGCCGCCGTCGCGGCCGAGATCGAGGCACGCTGGCAGGACTTCTGGGACGCCGAGGGTACGTACGCCGCACCGAACCCCAAGGGTGACCTGGCGGGCGACCCGGAGCTGGCCGCCAAGCCCAAGAAGTTCATCATGGACATGTTCCCGTACCCCTCCGGTGCGGGCCTGCACGTCGGCCACCCGCTGGGCTACATCGCCACCGACGTCTTCGCCCGCTTCCAGCGGATGACCGGCCACAACGTCCTGCACACCCTGGGCTTCGACGCCTTCGGCCTGCCCGCCGAGCAGTACGCGGTGCAGACCGGCACGCACCCGCGTGTCTCCACCGAGGCCAACATCGAGAACATGAAGACCCAGCTGCGCCGGCTGGGCCTGGGCCACGACAAGCGCCGGTCGTTCGCCACGATCGACCCCGAGTACTACAAGTGGACCCAGTGGATCTTCCTGCAGATCTTCAACTCCTGGTACGACGACGAGGCCAGGAAGGCCCGCCCGATCGCCGAGCTGGTCGCCCAGTTCGAGTCCGGTGAGCGCGCCGTACCGGGGCACACGCGCGCGTGGAACGAGCTGACCGCCGCCGAGCGTGCCGACGTCCTGGGCGAGTTCCGCCTGGCCTACGCCTCCGACGCGCCCGTCAACTGGTGTCCCGGCCTGGGCACCGTGCTGGCCAACGAGGAGGTCACCGCCGACGGCCGCTCCGAGCGCGGCAACTTCCCGGTCTTCAAGGCCAAGCTGCGCCAGTGGAACATGCGGATCACCGCGTACGCCGACCGGCTGCTGGACGACCTGGACGCCCTGGACTGGCCCGAGGCCATCAAGCTGCAGCAGCGCAACTGGATCGGCCGCTCCGAGGGCGCCCGCGTCGACTTCCCGATCGACGGCGAGAAGATCACCGTCTTCACCACACGCCCCGACACCCTGTTCGGCGCGACCTACATGGTGCTGGCGCCCGAGCACCCGCTGGTCGAGAAGTTCACCCCGGCCGCCTGGCCCGAGGGCACCCGCGACGTGTGGACCGGCGGTCACGCCACTCCGGCCGAGGCCGTCGCCGCGTACCGCGCACAGGCCGCCTCCAAGTCCGACGTGGAGCGGCAGGCCGAGGCCAAGGACAAGACCGGCGTCTTCACCGGCTCGTACGCCAAGAACCCGGTCAACGGCGAGCAGATCCCGGTCTTCATCGCCGACTACGTGCTGATGGGCTACGGCACCGGCGCGATCATGGCCGTGCCGGCGGGCGACCAGCGCGACTTCGAGTTCGCGCGCGCCTTCGAGCTGCCGATCACCTGCATCGTCGAGCCGACCGACGGCCGCGGCACCGACACCTCCACGTGGGAGGACGCCTTCGCCTCGTACGATGCGAAGATCATCAACTCCTCCGGCGCGGGCGTCTCCCTGGACGGCCTGCCGGTCGCCGAGGCCAAGGCGCGCATCACCGAGTGGCTGGAGCGGTCCGGCATCGGCGAGGGCACCGTCAACTTCCGGCTGCGCGACTGGCTGTTCAGCCGGCAGCGCTACTGGGGCGAGCCCTTCCCGATCGTCTACGACGAGGACGGCATCGCGCACTCGCTGCCCGAGTCGATGCTGCCGCTGGAGCTGCCCGAGGTCGAGGACTACTCGCCCCGCACCTTCGACCCGGACGACGCGGACACCTCCCCGGAGACCCCGCTGTCCCGCAACGAGGACTGGGTCAACGTCACGCTGGACCTGGGCGACGGACGCGGCCCGCGGAAGTACCGGCGCGAGACCAACACCATGCCCAACTGGGCCGGTTCCTGCTGGTACGAGCTGCGCTACCTGGACCCGCACAACGACCGGCAGCTGGTCGACCCCGAGATCGAGCGGTACTGGATGGGCCCGCGCGAGGGCCAGCCGCACGGCGGCGTCGACCTGTACGTGGGCGGCGCCGAGCACGCCGTGCTGCACCTGCTGTACGCGCGCTTCTGGTCCAAGGTGCTGTTCGACCTGGGCCACGTCTCCTCCGCGGAGCCGTTCCACAAGCTGTTCAACCAGGGCATGATCCAGGCCTTCGTCTACCGCGACAGCCGTGGCTTCCCGGTGCCCGCCGAGGAGGTGGAGGAGCGCGACGGCGCCTTCTACTACCAGGGCGAGAAGGTCACCAAGCTGCTGGGCAAGATGGGCAAGTCGCTGAAGAACGCGGTCACCCCCGAGTCCATCTGCGAGGAGTACGGCGCCGACACCCTGCGCCTGTACGAGATGGCCATGGGCCCGCTGGACGTCTCCCGGCCGTGGGACACGCGCGCGGTGGTCGGCCAGTTCCGGCTGCTGCAGCGGCTGTGGCGCAACGTCGTCGACGAGGCGACCGGTGAGGTGACCGTCGTCGACACCGAGGCCGACGAGGACACCCTGCGGGCACTGCACAAGGCCATCGACGGCGTCCGGCAGGACCTGGAGGGCATGCGGTTCAACACCGCCATCGCCAAGGTCACCGAGCTGAACAACCACCTGACCAAGGCGGGTGGCGCGGTGCCGCGCTCGGTCGCCGAGTCGCTGGTGCTGCTGGTCGCTCCGCTGGCCCCGCACATCGCCGAGGAGCTGTGGCGCAAGCTGGGGCACACCGACTCGGTGGTCCACCAGGACTTCCCGGTCGCCGACCCGGCGTACGTCGTGGACGAGACCGTGACCTGCGTCGTGCAGATCAAGGGCAAGGTCAAGGCCCGCCTGGAGGTCTCGCCGGCCATCTCCGACGAGGAGCTGGAGAAGGTGGCGCTGGCCGACGACAAGGTCGTGGCGGCGCTGGACGGGGCGGGCATCCGCAAGGTGATCGTGCGGGCGCCGAAGCTGGTGAACATCGTTCCGGCGTAA
- a CDS encoding cytochrome b/b6 domain-containing protein: MNPRRSNSSLPRPGRSAYGMATAVALLFIPVFVLVGGDTVRDFLNFGAGVLSLVSLSCSVIWGLVAQDRIFLNPKQRIIGQAVHRTTAVGSIAFLLLHITTKVALDHTQLIAALIPFSLGVTGSAGLIGLGSLAGLLMIFVGITGALRNQFASPAPVAARWRAMHMLAYPAWCFALIHGLYAGRQAKPIFVILYGLSLAGVMAALALRAAPRPVKRKVADRIQAILGTEERPGREELDASRARVAEASSAALPGYENARTAQPRATPSYDTPAPEPANGFAAAYRAVTPTPRIPQQPSYGAADQTARMDLPMDMQTTEAMPRYDSGGSTSGSWPIPSPPPVGEAPPSAYDPLQDTGYNIPTYRNADTSGYGTSDVYDTGESNTVSGAYYSNDTYNSGPATDPTPGESYDFGAPGSGEPWNMPSGGYR, from the coding sequence ATGAACCCTCGTCGAAGTAACAGCTCGCTCCCCAGGCCCGGCCGCTCGGCCTACGGCATGGCGACGGCTGTCGCTCTGCTCTTCATACCCGTGTTCGTGCTGGTAGGAGGTGACACGGTCCGTGACTTCCTGAACTTCGGCGCGGGCGTGCTGTCCCTCGTCTCCCTCAGCTGCTCGGTGATCTGGGGTCTGGTCGCCCAGGACCGGATCTTCCTCAACCCCAAACAGCGGATCATCGGCCAGGCCGTGCACCGCACGACCGCCGTCGGCTCGATCGCCTTCCTGCTGCTGCACATCACCACGAAGGTCGCCCTCGACCACACCCAGCTGATCGCCGCGCTCATCCCGTTCTCGCTCGGCGTCACCGGCAGCGCCGGTCTGATCGGCCTCGGCTCGCTGGCCGGCCTGCTGATGATCTTCGTGGGCATCACCGGCGCCCTGCGCAACCAGTTCGCCTCCCCGGCGCCGGTCGCGGCCCGCTGGCGCGCCATGCACATGCTGGCCTACCCGGCCTGGTGTTTCGCCCTGATCCACGGGCTCTACGCGGGTCGCCAGGCGAAGCCGATCTTCGTGATCCTCTACGGCCTCTCCCTGGCCGGCGTCATGGCCGCGCTCGCCCTGCGCGCGGCGCCCCGCCCGGTCAAGCGCAAGGTCGCCGACCGCATCCAGGCGATCCTGGGCACCGAGGAGCGGCCGGGCCGCGAGGAGCTGGACGCGAGCCGGGCCAGGGTCGCCGAGGCCTCCTCCGCCGCGCTGCCCGGCTACGAGAACGCCCGCACCGCACAGCCGCGCGCGACACCCTCCTACGACACCCCGGCCCCGGAACCCGCGAACGGCTTCGCGGCCGCCTACCGGGCCGTCACCCCGACACCGCGCATCCCGCAGCAGCCCTCGTACGGCGCCGCCGACCAGACCGCCCGCATGGACCTGCCGATGGACATGCAGACCACGGAGGCCATGCCCCGCTACGACAGCGGCGGCAGCACCTCGGGCAGCTGGCCGATCCCGTCGCCGCCGCCGGTCGGCGAGGCGCCTCCGTCGGCCTACGACCCGCTCCAGGACACCGGATACAACATCCCGACCTACCGCAATGCGGACACGTCCGGATACGGCACGAGTGACGTGTACGACACCGGTGAGTCGAACACCGTTTCCGGCGCGTACTACTCGAACGACACGTACAACAGCGGTCCCGCCACTGATCCAACGCCCGGTGAGTCCTACGACTTCGGTGCACCGGGCTCGGGCGAACCTTGGAACATGCCTTCCGGAGGTTATAGGTGA